tttgaatttgactctaatttttttttcaatttcagctGTATTGACtttgtattattctataattttttatcatattattatataaaaaaaatatacttgtatGCATCTCAATATTTTTCACCCGCGATTTTTAAGCATAACGTTAGgctaattaaaataatttatcagGTTAAATCTTAAGTTGAAATTTTGTAGagttaaatgcaaaatttaccCGATAGctttatgttaattttgaataaatgtatttaaaaaacatgCATGATTCTCTAATTCTTAAACTTCCATTTCTTATTAAAAGTATTCTATCGCCAAATCTATTTGACATTGAATTTCTAGATCTGTTATATCCAACTTCTTTGACAtttataatattgatatttatttaataattacggGTTTCATGCTTTTTCtatattcaatgtttttcaattGTCCaagaattcaaataaaatttaaaataaaattcatgcaGAAGTTGatgatatttttgcaataattacaTGTGACAAAATTAATCAACTTGcattttgaattcaaaatacccccaaaattataaataaatgggttttttttcttcagaggAATAATGCCAATAAAGCTACAGAATCCCACCATGGACACAGATTTAGATCTCAGTCTTGCAGGAAGTGATTTTGAAGATGCGGACATCGAAGATTTTTCAGACATTAACGAAAGCGATTTTGACCAGTGTAGCATAAAATCTTCAAGCAGTTCCAAACGTTCTAATACTCGGGACGAAAAAGAACCAAAAACAAATAAGGATGAACCCAAAGTGCCGAAAAAACGAGGTCCAAAAAAGAAGAGGATGACCAAAGCTCGAATAGCTAAACTGCGCATGCGTCGAGTGAAGGCTAATGCCCGTGAACGTAATCGAATGCATGGACTGAATGACGCATTAGATGTGTTACGTCAACACGTGCCTTGTTATTCCAAAAACCAAAAACTGTCCAAAATAGAAACCTTGCGTCTCGCCAGAAATTACATCGGTGCCTTAGCAGACATTTTAAAATCGGGAATGAAACCGGATTCGATTTCTTTCGCCAAAGCCTTATcaaagggactgtctcaaaacaCGATGAACTTGGTGGCCGGCGGCTTACAGCTGAACCCCCGGACCCTTCTCCCGGAGTCGTCGTTTGGGAAACCGTTCCAATTTTATTACAATAACTCGTACCAAGTGTCTCCGAACAATGACCAGTACCCCCAGTCCTTTAACAACCCACAGTCGTACAACCAGTCCCCTCCAAACCCCGTTATAAGTGCCTCGATTTCGCCCAATCGTATTATGTCTTACACTGCTCATATCAACCAATCCTCTCTCAGAGGAGATCCGTCTTGCCAAATGTCGCCTTCTTCTATTGGATACGCCACGTCATGTGACACCAGTCCTCTGCAAATCAGCAAAGCCGCCGCTGTGCCTTCTCTTCAAGTCGAAGCTGTGACGTCAACAAATTTCATGCGCTGTGACAGCACCGGCGACTCGTATATGTGTGGCATGACCGGGAGAAATCTCAACAACAATGGGATCTATTCACATGGTCACGTGACATCATCTCAGGAATGCAATCCTTATATCATGCTGGAAGACATCTCCGAGTTCCAACCCGATTCAACGGTGAATCCGGAAATGAACATAATCAGCGCGGCTTCGAATCTGTTCGACGTCACAGGTTAACGTAAGGCAAACATAGTGATCAACCCCACGACGTTAATTTTCCGgatatgttttaaactgtcaacTTTACTGAACGGCTTTCAATctatatgacgtcacaggaaACGGCGAACGTAATAACCAACATCATGATGTTACTTTTCCGGATATGTTTAAATATGACTATTTTTTCTACCTATTATTTTTTGAACTATTAAAACCCTCCAACCTCAAAAAATGTTAGGGTATaacatacaaatgtacatgtataaagaaagaAAGCTAAATAGCATTACAAATGAGGATTACTTTATGTCTCTCTATCCGTCTTTCTTCTTTCTCTCCTCAATGAAAGTTTCTCGTCTATGGTTAGGTTCCATTGTCACAAACTTTACCCAAGTCAAAGTCTGAAGTTTGAGTTTTGAACTCAAATTCATACACTTTCCTTTTAAGGATTTGAgataaggaggctggatggtcaataAATTAActatctaaaattttaagatatactatcttttattattaagtaaagaaaaagtccacatatttactttttaaaatctagtattttcctatatttttatatagaactcTCGTTTTAAAGGAGGTCAATACAGCCtaaaaaatggccacgaccatcgagccctCTTAAAGACAGGGTTCAgagttttgaaattttggtaACGGTGGGGACCAGTtctacatttgtttttttttctgcaatgatagcttatatattctatttatacatttttaataacatgTCATAATTACCAAAATGGCcgatattttaatatacattaatatgCATCTAGTCAATGCACAAGGCTACTTGAATTTTGTACtattattttttctgtagtttttcaatgagatatttattttttgatatcttattttgatattattttaattttacctAGTCATATTATACGTTTTAATTTTTTCGTTCacatataataattatattatgtat
The window above is part of the Magallana gigas chromosome 10, xbMagGiga1.1, whole genome shotgun sequence genome. Proteins encoded here:
- the LOC105336755 gene encoding neurogenic differentiation factor 6-A; amino-acid sequence: MPIKLQNPTMDTDLDLSLAGSDFEDADIEDFSDINESDFDQCSIKSSSSSKRSNTRDEKEPKTNKDEPKVPKKRGPKKKRMTKARIAKLRMRRVKANARERNRMHGLNDALDVLRQHVPCYSKNQKLSKIETLRLARNYIGALADILKSGMKPDSISFAKALSKGLSQNTMNLVAGGLQLNPRTLLPESSFGKPFQFYYNNSYQVSPNNDQYPQSFNNPQSYNQSPPNPVISASISPNRIMSYTAHINQSSLRGDPSCQMSPSSIGYATSCDTSPLQISKAAAVPSLQVEAVTSTNFMRCDSTGDSYMCGMTGRNLNNNGIYSHGHVTSSQECNPYIMLEDISEFQPDSTVNPEMNIISAASNLFDVTG